In Hyla sarda isolate aHylSar1 chromosome 9, aHylSar1.hap1, whole genome shotgun sequence, the following proteins share a genomic window:
- the LOC130290447 gene encoding myosin-4-like → MSGDGEMAIFGAAAPFLRKSEKERVEAQNKPFDAKNSCFVDDPKELYVKGLITARDSGKVTVKTDDGREVTVKDSQVYPQNPPKYDKIEDMAMMTHLNEASVLYNLKERYAAWMIYTYSGLFCVTVNPYKWLPVYNPEVVAGYRGKKRMEAPPHIFSISDNAYQFMLTDRENQSILITGESGAGKTVNTKRVIQYFATIAAIGDSKKKEPINSLKGTLEDQIIQANPLLEAFGNAKTVRNDNSSRFGKFIRIHFGTTGKLSSADIETYLLEKSRVTFQLSAERSYHIFYQILTNKKPELIEMLLVTTNPYDFPYISQGEISVKSIDDEEELIATDTAIDILGFSPDEKVGIYKMTGAVMHHGNMKFKQKQREEQAEPEGTEVADKIAYLMGLNSADLLKALCYPRVKVGNEFVTKGQTVQQVYNSVGALSKSVFEKLFLWMVTRINQQLDTKQPRQFFIGVLDIAGFEIFDFNSLEQLCINFTNEKLQQFFNHHMFVLEQEEYKKEGIDWEFIDFGMDLAACIELIEKPMGIFSILEEECMFPKASDTSFKNKLYDQHLGKCKNFEKPKPGKGKAEAHFSLVHYAGTVDYNISGWLDKNKDPLNETVIGLYQKSSVKLLSFLYSSYSGSDAPDAGGKGGKKKKGSSFQTVSALFRENLNKLMTNLRSTHPHFVRCLIPNETKTPGIMENQLIIHQLRCNGVLEGIRICRKGFPSRILYGDFKQRYKVLNASAIPDGQFIDSKKASEKLLGSIDVDHTQYKFGHTKVFFKAGLLGTLEEMRDERLAQLITRTQALCRGFLMRVEFKKMTERRESIFLIQYNIRSFMNVKHWPWMKLYFKIKPLLKSAETEKEMANMKEEFEKTKEALAKSEARRKQLEEKMVAVVQEKNDLLLQVQSEGESLADAEDRCEGLIKNKIQLESKIKEITERLEDEEESNAELTAKKRKLEDECSELKKDIDDLELTLAKVEKEKHATENKVKNLTEELAALDENISKITKEKKALQEAHQQTLDDLQAEEDKVSSLTKAKTKLEQQVDDLEGSLEQEKKLRLDLERAKRKLEGDLKLSQETVMDLENEKQQAEEKLKKKDFEINQLQGKIEDEQSLGSQLQKKIKELQARIEEVEEEIEAERAARARVEKQRSDLSRELEEISERFEEAGGATSAQIELNKKREAEFQKVRRDLEESTLQHEATAAALRKKHADSVAELGEQIDNLQRVKQKLEKEKSELKMEVDDIASNLENVCKSKANLEKVSRVLEDQLSEIKAKDDEQQRLINDLTAQRARFQTENGELSRQLEEKESLISQLTRGKQGFTQQVEDLKRQLEEEIKAKNALAHALQSARHDSDLLREQYEEEQEAKAELQRSLSKANGEVAQWRTKYETDAIQRTEELEEAKKKLAQRLQDAEEQVEAVNSKCASLEKTKQRLQAEVEDLMVDVERANSAAAALDKKQRNFDKVLIEWKQKYEEGQAELESSQKEARSLSTEIFKMKNAYEEALEQVETLKRENKNLQQEISDLTEQIGESGKSINELEKSRKQVEQEKGDLQAALEEAEGSLEHEEGKILRIQLELNQVKSEVDRKIAEKDEEIEQIKKGSQRIIDTMQSTLDSEIRSRNDALRLKKKMEGDLNELEIQLSHANRQAAESQKQLRNVQAQLKDAQLQLDDALRSQEDLKEQVAVVERRNNLQQAEIEEIRSALEQTERSRKVAEQELLDASERLQLLHSQNTSLINTKKKLENDASQLQNEVEEAVQEARNAEEKAKKAITDAALMAEELKKEQDTSAHLERMKKNLDLTVKDLQHRLDEAEQLALKGGKKQLQKLESRVHELENELDNEQKRGTEAIKGVRKYERRVKELTYQTEEDRKNVLRLQDLVDKLQLKVKAYKRQAEESEEQANAHLSRFRKVQHELEEAEERADIAESQVNKLRAKSRDIGGKKEREE, encoded by the exons ATGTCGGGAGATGGTGAGATGGCGATTTTTGGGGCAGCCGCACCTTTCCTGCGAAAATCAGAAAAAGAAAGAGTGGAGGCTCAGAATAAACCATTTGATGCCAAGAACAGTTGTTTTGTGGATGATCCCAAAGAGCTGTATGTCAAAGGTCTGATCACCGCCCGAGACAGTGGTAAAGTGACTGTGAAGACCGATGATGGAAGG GAGGTAACTGTTAAAGACAGCCAGGTTTACCCTCAGAACCCTCCCAAGTATGATAAAATTGAAGACATGGCCATGATGACCCATCTGAATGAGGCGTCTGTGCTGTATAACCTCAAAGAGCGTTACGCAGCCTGGATGATCTAT ACCTACTCCGGCCTTTTCTGCGTCACTGTAAATCCCTACAAGTGGCTGCCGGTGTATAACCCGGAAGTTGTTGCCGGCTACAGAGGAAAGAAGCGCATGGAAGCCCCACCACACATCTTCTCCATCTCTGATAACGCCTATCAGTTCATGTTAACAG ACCGTGAGAACCAGTCTATCCTTATCAc CGGAGAATCTGGTGCTGGAAAGACTGTGAACACCAAGCGTGTCATCCAATACTTTGCGACAATTGCAGCTATTGGGGATTCAAAGAAGAAGGAGCCGATCAACAGCTTGAAG GGAACACTGGAAGATCAAATCATCCAGGCTAACCCTCTGCTGGAAGCCTTCGGTAATGCCAAAACTGTGAGAAATGACAACTCCTCTCGTTTT GGTAAATTCATCAGAATTCATTTTGGAACTACAGGAAAACTGTCTTCTGCTGATATTGAGACCT ACCTGCTGGAAAAGTCCAGAGTTACATTCCAGCTTTCAGCTGAAAGAAGCTACCACATCTTCTACCAGATCCTGACAAACAAGAAGCCGGAACTCATTG AAATGCTTCTCGTCACTACTAACCCATATGACTTCCCCTACATCAGTCAAGGTGAAATTTCGGTTAAGAGTATTGATGATGAAGAGGAGCTGATAGCTACAGAC ACTGCTATCGACATCCTGGGTTTCTCACCAGATGAAAAGGTTGGCATCTACAAGATGACCGGAGCAGTCATGCACCATGGCAACATGAAATTCAAGCAAAAGCAAAGAGAGGAGCAGGCTGAGCCTGAAGGCACTGAAG TTGCTGATAAAATCGCCTACTTGATGGGTCTGAACTCTGCGGATCTTCTGAAGGCTTTGTGTTATCCAAGGGTCAAAGTCGGCAATGAATTTGTCACCAAAGGTCAAACTGTTCAACAG GTTTATAATTCCGTTGGAGCCCTCAGCAAGTCAGTCTTTGAGAAGCTTTTCTTGTGGATGGTCACTCGTATCAACCAGCAGCTAGACACTAAACAACCGAGACAGTTCTTCATTGGCGTCCTTGACATTGCTGGTTTTGAGATATTTgat TTCAACAGTCTTGAGCAGCTCTGCATTAACTTCACCAATGAGAAGCTGCAGCAGTTCTTCAACCATCACATGTTTGTCCTGGAACAAGAAGAGTACAAGAAGGAAGGAATCGACTGGGAATTCATTGACTTTGGTATGGATCTGGCTGCTTGCATTGAGCTCATTGAGAAG CCCATGGGAATCTTCTCAATCCTGGAGGAAGAGTGCATGTTCCCCAAAGCTAGCGACACTTCCTTTAAGAACAAGCTCTATGACCAGCATCTCGGCAAGTGCAAGAACTTTGAGAAACCCAAACCTGGTAAAGGAAAGGCAGAAGCTCACTTCTCCTTGGTGCATTATGCTGGGACTGTGGATTATAACATCAGTGGCTGGCTGGACAAAAACAAGGACCCACTGAACGAGACTGTCATTGGCCTCTACCAGAAATCTTCAGTGAAACTTCTGTCCTTCCTCTATTCCAGCTATTCTGGATCTGATG ccCCAGATGCTGGAGGAAAGGGTGGAAAGAAGAAAAAGGGATCATCTTTCCAGACCGTCTCGGCTCTCTTCAGA GAAAACCTGAACAAGCTTATGACTAACCTGAGGAGCACTCACCCTCACTTTGTGCGTTGTCTGATTCCCAATGAGACCAAAACTCCAG GTATCATGGAGAATCAACTGATCATCCACCAGTTGAGATGTAACGGTGTGCTGGAGGGTATCAGAATCTGTCGAAAGGGGTTTCCCAGCAGGATCCTCTATGGTGACTTCAAACAGCG TTACAAGGTCCTCAATGCCAGTGCAATTCCAGATGGGCAATTTATCGACAGCAAGAAGGCCTCTGAGAAACTCCTTGGCTCTATTGACGTGGATCATACCCAGTACAAGTTTGGACACACTAAA GTTTTCTTTAAAGCGGGACTCTTGGGTACTCTGGAAGAAATGAGAGATGAAAGGTTGGCACAACTCATCACTCGTACTCAGGCTTTGTGCAGAGGATTCCTAATGAGAGTTGAATTCAAGAAAATGACAGAGAGAAG AGAATCAATCTTTCTCATCCAGTACAATATCCGTTCATTTATGAATGTTAAGCACTGGCCATGGATGAAGCTGTACTTTAAGATCAAACCTCTTCTGAAGAGTGCTGAGACTGAAAAGGAGATGGCCAACATGAAGGAAGAGTTTGAGAAGACCAAGGAAGCCCTTGCTAAGTCAGAAGCAAGGAGGAAACAACTGGAAGAGAAAATGGTTGCTGTagtgcaagaaaaaaatgacttaTTGCTGCAAGTGCAATCG GAAGGGGAAAGCTTGGCAGATGCAGAAGACAGATGTGAAGGTCTCATAAAGAACAAAATCCAACTGGAATCCAAGATTAAAGAAATCACTGAAAGGCTTGAAGACGAAGAGGAAAGCAATGCAGAACTGACGGCCAAGAAGAGGAAACTAGAAGATGAGTGTTCAGAGCTGAAGAAAGACATTGATGACTTGGAGCTAACTTTGGCTAAAGTTGAGAAGGAAAAGCATGCCACTGAAAACAAG GTTAAAAATCTTACTGAAGAATTGGCTGCTTTGGATGAGAACATTTCTAAGATTACCAAAGAGAAGAAAGCTCTTCAGGAGGCTCACCAGCAAACTCTAGATGACCTGCAGGCTGAGGAGGACAAAGTCAGCTCTCTGACCAAAGCCAAAACTAAACTGGAACAACAAGTAGATGAT CTGGAAGGGTCCTTGGAGCAAGAGAAGAAACTTCGTCTTGATCTTGAAAGAGCCAAGAGAAAGCTTGAAGGAGATCTTAAGTTATCTCAAGAAACAGTTATGGATCTTGAAAATGAGAAACAACAAGCTGAGGAAAAACTTAAAAA GAAGGACTTTGAGATAAACCAGCTACAAGGAAAGATTGAAGATGAGCAGTCtctgggatctcagctgcagaaAAAGATCAAGGAGCTGCAG GCGCGCATTGAAGAAGTGGAAGAGGAGATCGAAGCTGAGCGTGCTGCTCGTGCCAGGGTTGAAAAACAAAGGTCCGACCTCTCTAGAGAACTTGAGGAGATCAGTGAAAGGTTTGAAGAGGCTGGAGGAGCAACCTCAGCTCAGATTGAATTGAACAAAAAGCGTGAGGCAGAGTTCCAGAAGGTGAGACGTGACCTGGAAGAGTCCACTCTTCAGCATGAAGCCACCGCCGCTGCCCTGCGCAAGAAACATGCCGATAGTGTTGCTGAACTTGGAGAACAAATTGATAatctccagagagttaaacagaagCTGGAGAAAGAGAAGAGCGAGctgaagatggaagttgatgatATTGCCAGCAACCTGGAGAATGTCTGTAAATCTAAG GCCAACCTTGAGAAAGTGAGCCGTGTTCTAGAGGATCAGCTCAGCGAAATTAAGGCAAAAGATGATGAACAACAGCGTCTTATCAATGACCTCACAGCTCAAAGAGCACGTTTCCAGACAGAAAATG GTGAACTATCCCGTCAACTAGAGGAAAAGGAATCTCTGATTTCTCAACTGACCAGAGGAAAACAAGGATTCACACAGCAGGTGGAAGACCTGAAGAGACAACTGGAGGAGGAAATCAAG GCCAAGAACGCTCTGGCTCATGCTCTGCAGTCAGCTCGTCATGACTCTGATTTGCTCCGTGAACAATATGAGGAGGAACAAGAGGCAAAGGCCGAGCTCCAAAGATCTCTGTCCAAAGCCAATGGTGAAGTTGCCCAATGGAGAACCAAATATGAAACTGATGCCATTCAGCGCACAGAGGAACTGGAAGAGGCCAA GAAGAAGCTTGCACAGCGTCTCCAAGATGCTGAGGAGCAAGTAGAGGCTGTAAACTCAAAATGTGCCTCCCTGGAGAAGACCAAACAGAGGCTTCAGGCTGAAGTTGAGGACCTGATGGTTGATGTTGAGAGGGCAAATAGCGCAGCTGCTGCTCTTGATAAGAAACAGAGGAATTTTGATAAG GTCCTTATTGAATGGAAACAGAAGTATGAAGAGGGTCAGGCTGAGTTGGAATCATCTCAGAAAGAAGCTCGAAGTCTGAGCACAGAGATCTTCAAGATGAAAAATGCCTATGAGGAAGCTTTAGAACAAGTTGAGACCTTGAAACGTGAAAACAAAAACTTGCAAC AGGAGATTTCAGATCTGACTGAACAAATTGGAGAATCAGGCAAGTCCATCAACGAGCTGGAGAAATCTAGAAAGCAAGTGGAACAGGAGAAGGGAGATCTGCAAGCTGCACTTGAGGAAGCTGAG GGATCTCTGGAACATGAAGAAGGAAAAATCCTCCGTATCCAGCTTGAGCTGAACCAAGTAAAATCTGAGGTTGACAGGAAAATTGCAGAGAAAGATGAAGAAATTGAACAGATTAAGAAAGGCAGCCAGAGAATTATTGACACCATGCAGAGCACATTAGACTCAGAGATCAGGAGCAGGAATGATGCCCTGAGACTGAAGAAGAAGATGGAAGGAGACCTGAATGAACTAGAAATTCAATTGAGCCATGCCAATCGCCAAGCCGCCGAATCGCAGAAACAGCTTAGAAATGTGCAAGCACAACTGAAG GATGCCCAGCTCCAGCTCGATGATGCCCTCAGGAGTCAGGAAGACCTAAAGGAACAAGTGGCTGTTGTGGAACGTAGAAATAACCTGCAACAGGCTGAGATTGAGGAAATCCGTTCTGCTCTGGAACAGACAGAAAGGTCCCGTAAAGTGGCAGAGCAGGAACTTCTGGATGCAAGCGAACGCCTTCAGCTTCTTCATTCCCAA aacACAAGCCTTATCAACACCAAAAAGAAGTTAGAGAATGATGCCAGTCAACTGCAAAATGAAGTTGAGGAAGCAGTCCAAGAAGCCAGAAATGCAGAAGAAAAGGCCAAGAAGGCAATTACTGAT GCTGCACTTATGGCAGAAGAACTGAAGAAGGAGCAGGACACCAGCGCCCACTTAGAGAGAATGAAGAAGAACCTTGACCTGACAGTGAAGGATCTTCAGCATCGTCTGGATGAAGCCGAACAGCTGGCACTGAAAGGTGGCAAGAAACAGCTCCAAAAACTGGAGTCCAGG GTCCATGAATTAGAAAATGAGCTGGACAATGAACAGAAGCGTGGTACTGAAGCCATTAAAGGAGTCCGCAAATATGAAAGAAGAGTAAAGGAACTTACTTACCAG ACCGAGGAGGACAGGAAAAATGTCTTAAGACTTCAGGATCTGGTAGACAAGCTGCAGCTGAAGGTCAAAGCCTACAAGAGACAGGCTGAGGAGTCT GAGGAACAGGCCAATGCCCATCTTTCCCGCTTCAGAAAGGTCCAGCATGAGTTGGAGGAAGCTGAAGAAAGAGCTGATATTGCTGAGTCCCAAGTAAACAAACTCAGAGCCAAGAGCCGCGACATTGGTGGCAAG AAAGAGCGAGAGGAATAA